The following are from one region of the Mixophyes fleayi isolate aMixFle1 chromosome 7, aMixFle1.hap1, whole genome shotgun sequence genome:
- the CCNT2 gene encoding cyclin-T2 isoform X3 — translation MADGRASTSGWFFSREQLEDSPSRRFGLEADKELSYRQQAANLIQEMGQRLNVSQLTINTAIVYMHRFYMHHSFTKYHRNIISPTALFLAAKVEEQPRKLEHVIKVSHACLNPPDLQLDTKSEAYLQQAQELVILETILLQTLGFEITIEHPHTDVVKCTQLVRASKDLAQTSYFMATNSLHLTTFCLQYKPTVIACVCIHLACKWSNWEIPVSTDGKHWWEYVDQTVTLELLDELTHEFLQILEKTPSRLKKIRNWRAIQARRPKSDGQLDNTLLGGSLQNSILMDPVSGIAASASFPKTTSSAFPAPPALNSGSIQAPHSKEELAILAIPGTSYTMPSHHEWPQHQEQQRTDQVYSQKQDGSLSSAQYNMSAIPLHSGLHHRSDKGSEHPVKQDHGHKPSSSKHHGQIYVPSMAASHKMSLDKYREKRKLEIVDVDIRDQIPPIHVDQQLQHKKHTQALGSSSVASPLKMKIPLSNAEKTEKHSSEKKDKGGPLKLRIPIPPTERGSSKDDLRVKIKVSSGDRHSSSDEGSGKSKHSSPHMSKEHKDKHKDHSSNRHHGSHKHSHSHYSSASSNNNSNKLCMDGMQTTVLRSPVGVPNDGGTSSSSSSRKRPHSNDASYNHHSKMSKSSKTSDAVPGPF, via the exons TTCTCAGCTAACCATCAACACTGCCATTGTTTACATGCACAGATTCTATATGCACCATTCTTTTACCAAATACCACAGAAAT ATAATCTCTCCCACTGCGTTGTTCCTGGCCGCCAAAGTGGAAGAGCAGCCTCGTAAACTTGAACATGTCATCAAAGTGTCTCATGCTTGTCTTAATCCACCAGATCTACAGCTGGACACAAAGAGCGAA GCATATCTACAGCAAGCTCAAGAGCTGGTAATACTTGAAACTATACTGCTACAGACCTTAG GCTTTGAGATCACTATTGAACATCCCCATACAGATGTCGTTAAATGCACCCAATTAGTGAGAG CAAGCAAGGATTTGGCACAGACCTCCTATTTCATGGCTACCAACAG CCTGCACCTTACAACCTTCTGCCTTCAGTACAAGCCTACAGTAATTGCCTGTGTGTGTATTCACCTGGCCTGTAAGTGGTCCAACTGGGAGATACCTGTATCAACGGATGGAAAGCATTGGTGGGAATATGTAGACCAGACGGTTACCTTGGAATTGCTGGATG AACTAACACACGAATTCCTGCAAATTCTGGAGAAAACACCGAGTAGATTGAAGAAGATTAGAAACTGGAGG GCTATTCAAGCACGGAGACCCAAGTCTGACGGACAACTTGACAACACTCTCCTTGGCGGCTCTCTCCAGAATTCTATTTTGATGGACCCAGTTTCTGGTATTGCTGCAAGTGCCAGTTTTCCCAAGACGACGTCCTCTGCATTTCCTGCACCGCCGGCTCTGAACTCGGGGAGCATTCAGGCGCCCCATAGCAAAGAGGAACTGGCAATATTGGCAATCCCTGGTACATCCTACACGATGCCATCCCATCACGAATGGCCTCAACATCAGGAGCAACAGAGGACCGATCAGGTGTACAGCCAGAAGCAGGATGGTTCCCTGTCGTCTGCTCAGTATAATATGTCTGCCATTCCCCTCCACTCTGGCTTACATCATCGATCTGACAAGGGTTCAGAGCATCCGGTTAAACAGGATCACGGCCATAAGCCATCGAGCAGCAAACACCATGGACAAATTTATGTTCCGTCAATGGCGGCGTCTCACAAAATGTCTTTGGACAAGTATAGGGAGAAGCGCAAACTTGAAATCGTTGACGTGGACATCCGGGACCAAATCCCACCAATCCACGTGGATCAGCAGCTGCagcacaaaaaacacacacaagccCTCGGCAGCAGCTCCGTCGCCTCCCCTCTCAAAATGAAAATTCCACTTTCTAATGCCGAAAAGACTGAAAAACATTCTTCTGAAAAAAAGGATAAGGGCGGTCCGCTGAAACTTCGGATCCCCATTCCCCCAACGGAGAGAGGCTCCAGCAAAGATGACCTGAGAGTGAAAATAAAAGTGTCTTCCGGGGACCGTCACAGCTCATCTGACGAGGGCAGCGGGAAGAGCAAGCACTCGAGCCCGCACATGAGCAAAGAACACAAAGATAAGCACAAAGATCATTCTTCCAACCGACACCATGGTAGCCACAAACATTCCCATTCACACTACAGCAGTGCAAGCAGCAACAACAACAGCAATAAACTTTGTATGGACGGGATGCAAACAACTGTTTTACGGAGCCCTGTTGGCGTGCCCAACGATGGTGGTACCTCGAGCTCCAGCTCTTCAAGAAAGAGGCCGCATTCCAATGACGCCTCTTACAACCACCACTCCAAAATGAGCAAAAGCTCCAAAACTTCAG ATGCTGTTCCAGGACCTTTTTAA
- the CCNT2 gene encoding cyclin-T2 isoform X1, producing the protein MADGRASTSGWFFSREQLEDSPSRRFGLEADKELSYRQQAANLIQEMGQRLNVSQLTINTAIVYMHRFYMHHSFTKYHRNIISPTALFLAAKVEEQPRKLEHVIKVSHACLNPPDLQLDTKSEAYLQQAQELVILETILLQTLGFEITIEHPHTDVVKCTQLVRASKDLAQTSYFMATNSLHLTTFCLQYKPTVIACVCIHLACKWSNWEIPVSTDGKHWWEYVDQTVTLELLDELTHEFLQILEKTPSRLKKIRNWRAIQARRPKSDGQLDNTLLGGSLQNSILMDPVSGIAASASFPKTTSSAFPAPPALNSGSIQAPHSKEELAILAIPGTSYTMPSHHEWPQHQEQQRTDQVYSQKQDGSLSSAQYNMSAIPLHSGLHHRSDKGSEHPVKQDHGHKPSSSKHHGQIYVPSMAASHKMSLDKYREKRKLEIVDVDIRDQIPPIHVDQQLQHKKHTQALGSSSVASPLKMKIPLSNAEKTEKHSSEKKDKGGPLKLRIPIPPTERGSSKDDLRVKIKVSSGDRHSSSDEGSGKSKHSSPHMSKEHKDKHKDHSSNRHHGSHKHSHSHYSSASSNNNSNKLCMDGMQTTVLRSPVGVPNDGGTSSSSSSRKRPHSNDASYNHHSKMSKSSKTSGSSTSSSSVKQYISSHNTVLNHPLLPPPVTYQVGYGHLSTLVKLDKKPVEINGPDADHEYGANSQHMDYKDTFDMLDSLLSAQGMNM; encoded by the exons TTCTCAGCTAACCATCAACACTGCCATTGTTTACATGCACAGATTCTATATGCACCATTCTTTTACCAAATACCACAGAAAT ATAATCTCTCCCACTGCGTTGTTCCTGGCCGCCAAAGTGGAAGAGCAGCCTCGTAAACTTGAACATGTCATCAAAGTGTCTCATGCTTGTCTTAATCCACCAGATCTACAGCTGGACACAAAGAGCGAA GCATATCTACAGCAAGCTCAAGAGCTGGTAATACTTGAAACTATACTGCTACAGACCTTAG GCTTTGAGATCACTATTGAACATCCCCATACAGATGTCGTTAAATGCACCCAATTAGTGAGAG CAAGCAAGGATTTGGCACAGACCTCCTATTTCATGGCTACCAACAG CCTGCACCTTACAACCTTCTGCCTTCAGTACAAGCCTACAGTAATTGCCTGTGTGTGTATTCACCTGGCCTGTAAGTGGTCCAACTGGGAGATACCTGTATCAACGGATGGAAAGCATTGGTGGGAATATGTAGACCAGACGGTTACCTTGGAATTGCTGGATG AACTAACACACGAATTCCTGCAAATTCTGGAGAAAACACCGAGTAGATTGAAGAAGATTAGAAACTGGAGG GCTATTCAAGCACGGAGACCCAAGTCTGACGGACAACTTGACAACACTCTCCTTGGCGGCTCTCTCCAGAATTCTATTTTGATGGACCCAGTTTCTGGTATTGCTGCAAGTGCCAGTTTTCCCAAGACGACGTCCTCTGCATTTCCTGCACCGCCGGCTCTGAACTCGGGGAGCATTCAGGCGCCCCATAGCAAAGAGGAACTGGCAATATTGGCAATCCCTGGTACATCCTACACGATGCCATCCCATCACGAATGGCCTCAACATCAGGAGCAACAGAGGACCGATCAGGTGTACAGCCAGAAGCAGGATGGTTCCCTGTCGTCTGCTCAGTATAATATGTCTGCCATTCCCCTCCACTCTGGCTTACATCATCGATCTGACAAGGGTTCAGAGCATCCGGTTAAACAGGATCACGGCCATAAGCCATCGAGCAGCAAACACCATGGACAAATTTATGTTCCGTCAATGGCGGCGTCTCACAAAATGTCTTTGGACAAGTATAGGGAGAAGCGCAAACTTGAAATCGTTGACGTGGACATCCGGGACCAAATCCCACCAATCCACGTGGATCAGCAGCTGCagcacaaaaaacacacacaagccCTCGGCAGCAGCTCCGTCGCCTCCCCTCTCAAAATGAAAATTCCACTTTCTAATGCCGAAAAGACTGAAAAACATTCTTCTGAAAAAAAGGATAAGGGCGGTCCGCTGAAACTTCGGATCCCCATTCCCCCAACGGAGAGAGGCTCCAGCAAAGATGACCTGAGAGTGAAAATAAAAGTGTCTTCCGGGGACCGTCACAGCTCATCTGACGAGGGCAGCGGGAAGAGCAAGCACTCGAGCCCGCACATGAGCAAAGAACACAAAGATAAGCACAAAGATCATTCTTCCAACCGACACCATGGTAGCCACAAACATTCCCATTCACACTACAGCAGTGCAAGCAGCAACAACAACAGCAATAAACTTTGTATGGACGGGATGCAAACAACTGTTTTACGGAGCCCTGTTGGCGTGCCCAACGATGGTGGTACCTCGAGCTCCAGCTCTTCAAGAAAGAGGCCGCATTCCAATGACGCCTCTTACAACCACCACTCCAAAATGAGCAAAAGCTCCAAAACTTCAGGTAGTTCTActagttcttcctctgttaagcaGTATATATCCTCTCACAACACTGTTCTTAACCATCCCTTACTCCCTCCCCCTGTCACATACCAGGTGGGCTACGGGCATCTCAGCACCCTCGTGAAACTGGACAAGAAGCCAGTGGAGATCAACGGCCCTGATGCCGATCACGAGTACGGTGCAAACAGCCAGCATATGGACTACAAAGATACATTCGACATGCTCGATTCGCTGTTAAGTGCCCAAGGAATGAACATGTGA
- the CCNT2 gene encoding cyclin-T2 isoform X2 codes for MADGRASTSGWFFSREQLEDSPSRRFGLEADKELSYRQQAANLIQEMGQRLNVSQLTINTAIVYMHRFYMHHSFTKYHRNIISPTALFLAAKVEEQPRKLEHVIKVSHACLNPPDLQLDTKSEAYLQQAQELVILETILLQTLGFEITIEHPHTDVVKCTQLVRASKDLAQTSYFMATNSLHLTTFCLQYKPTVIACVCIHLACKWSNWEIPVSTDGKHWWEYVDQTVTLELLDELTHEFLQILEKTPSRLKKIRNWRAIQARRPKSDGQLDNTLLGGSLQNSILMDPVSGIAASASFPKTTSSAFPAPPALNSGSIQAPHSKEELAILAIPGTSYTMPSHHEWPQHQEQQRTDQVYSQKQDGSLSSAQYNMSAIPLHSGLHHRSDKGSEHPVKQDHGHKPSSSKHHGQIYVPSMAASHKMSLDKYREKRKLEIVDVDIRDQIPPIHVDQQLQHKKHTQALGSSSVASPLKMKIPLSNAEKTEKHSSEKKDKGGPLKLRIPIPPTERGSSKDDLRVKIKVSSGDRHSSSDEGSGKSKHSSPHMSKEHKDKHKDHSSNRHHGSHKHSHSHYSSASSNNNSNKLCMDGMQTTVLRSPVGVPNDGGTSSSSSSRKRPHSNDASYNHHSKMSKSSKTSGGLRASQHPRETGQEASGDQRP; via the exons TTCTCAGCTAACCATCAACACTGCCATTGTTTACATGCACAGATTCTATATGCACCATTCTTTTACCAAATACCACAGAAAT ATAATCTCTCCCACTGCGTTGTTCCTGGCCGCCAAAGTGGAAGAGCAGCCTCGTAAACTTGAACATGTCATCAAAGTGTCTCATGCTTGTCTTAATCCACCAGATCTACAGCTGGACACAAAGAGCGAA GCATATCTACAGCAAGCTCAAGAGCTGGTAATACTTGAAACTATACTGCTACAGACCTTAG GCTTTGAGATCACTATTGAACATCCCCATACAGATGTCGTTAAATGCACCCAATTAGTGAGAG CAAGCAAGGATTTGGCACAGACCTCCTATTTCATGGCTACCAACAG CCTGCACCTTACAACCTTCTGCCTTCAGTACAAGCCTACAGTAATTGCCTGTGTGTGTATTCACCTGGCCTGTAAGTGGTCCAACTGGGAGATACCTGTATCAACGGATGGAAAGCATTGGTGGGAATATGTAGACCAGACGGTTACCTTGGAATTGCTGGATG AACTAACACACGAATTCCTGCAAATTCTGGAGAAAACACCGAGTAGATTGAAGAAGATTAGAAACTGGAGG GCTATTCAAGCACGGAGACCCAAGTCTGACGGACAACTTGACAACACTCTCCTTGGCGGCTCTCTCCAGAATTCTATTTTGATGGACCCAGTTTCTGGTATTGCTGCAAGTGCCAGTTTTCCCAAGACGACGTCCTCTGCATTTCCTGCACCGCCGGCTCTGAACTCGGGGAGCATTCAGGCGCCCCATAGCAAAGAGGAACTGGCAATATTGGCAATCCCTGGTACATCCTACACGATGCCATCCCATCACGAATGGCCTCAACATCAGGAGCAACAGAGGACCGATCAGGTGTACAGCCAGAAGCAGGATGGTTCCCTGTCGTCTGCTCAGTATAATATGTCTGCCATTCCCCTCCACTCTGGCTTACATCATCGATCTGACAAGGGTTCAGAGCATCCGGTTAAACAGGATCACGGCCATAAGCCATCGAGCAGCAAACACCATGGACAAATTTATGTTCCGTCAATGGCGGCGTCTCACAAAATGTCTTTGGACAAGTATAGGGAGAAGCGCAAACTTGAAATCGTTGACGTGGACATCCGGGACCAAATCCCACCAATCCACGTGGATCAGCAGCTGCagcacaaaaaacacacacaagccCTCGGCAGCAGCTCCGTCGCCTCCCCTCTCAAAATGAAAATTCCACTTTCTAATGCCGAAAAGACTGAAAAACATTCTTCTGAAAAAAAGGATAAGGGCGGTCCGCTGAAACTTCGGATCCCCATTCCCCCAACGGAGAGAGGCTCCAGCAAAGATGACCTGAGAGTGAAAATAAAAGTGTCTTCCGGGGACCGTCACAGCTCATCTGACGAGGGCAGCGGGAAGAGCAAGCACTCGAGCCCGCACATGAGCAAAGAACACAAAGATAAGCACAAAGATCATTCTTCCAACCGACACCATGGTAGCCACAAACATTCCCATTCACACTACAGCAGTGCAAGCAGCAACAACAACAGCAATAAACTTTGTATGGACGGGATGCAAACAACTGTTTTACGGAGCCCTGTTGGCGTGCCCAACGATGGTGGTACCTCGAGCTCCAGCTCTTCAAGAAAGAGGCCGCATTCCAATGACGCCTCTTACAACCACCACTCCAAAATGAGCAAAAGCTCCAAAACTTCAG GTGGGCTACGGGCATCTCAGCACCCTCGTGAAACTGGACAAGAAGCCAGTGGAGATCAACGGCCCTGA